In Oryza sativa Japonica Group chromosome 2, ASM3414082v1, the following are encoded in one genomic region:
- the LOC4328342 gene encoding tyrosine-sulfated glycopeptide receptor 1 — MQPPHFSYKTQSNRLPIPVLSLALVLLLNFTSPTSSCTEQEKNSLLNFLTGLSKDGGLSMSWKDGVDCCEWEGITCRTDRTVTDVSLPSRSLEGYISPSLGNLTGLLRLNLSYNLLSSVLPQELLSSSKLIVIDISFNRLNGGLDKLPSSTPARPLQVLNISSNLLAGQFPSSTWVVMTNLAALNVSNNSFTGKIPTNFCTNSPSLAVLELSYNQFSGSIPPELGSCSRLRVLKAGHNNLSGTLPDEIFNATSLECLSFPNNNLQGTLEGANVVKLGKLATLDLGENNFSGNIPESIGQLNRLEELHLNNNKMFGSIPSTLSNCTSLKTIDLNSNNFSGELMNVNFSNLPSLQTLDLRQNIFSGKIPETIYSCSNLTALRLSLNKFQGQLSKGLGNLKSLSFLSLGYNNLTNITNALQILRSSSKLTTLLISNNFMNESIPDDDRIDGFENLQVLDLSGCSFSGKIPQWLSKLSRLEMLVLDNNQLTGPIPDWISSLNFLFYLDVSNNNLTGEIPMALLQMPMLRSDRAAAQLDTRAFELPVYIDATLLQYRKASAFPKVLNLGNNEFTGLIPQEIGQLKALLLLNLSFNKLYGDIPQSICNLRDLLMLDLSSNNLTGTIPAALNNLTFLIEFSVSYNDLEGPIPTGGQFSTFTNSSFYGNPKLCGPMLTHHCSSFDRHLVSKKQQNKKVILVIVFCVLFGAIVILLLLGYLLLSIRGMSFTTKSRCNNDYIEALSPNTNSDHLLVMLQQGKEAENKLTFTGIVEATNNFNQEHIIGCGGYGLVYKAQLPDGSMIAIKKLNGEMCLMEREFSAEVETLSMARHDNLVPLWGYCIQGNSRLLIYSYMENGSLDDWLHNKDDDTSTILDWPRRLKIAKGASHGLSYIHNICKPRIVHRDIKSSNILLDKEFKAYIADFGLSRLILPNKTHVTTELVGTLGYIPPEYAQAWVATLKGDVYSFGVVLLELLTGRRPVPILSTSKELVPWVQEMVSNGKQIEVLDLTFQGTGCEEQMLKVLEIACKCVKGDPLRRPTMIEVVASLHSIDPDGLT, encoded by the coding sequence ATGCAGCCACCTCATTTTTCATACAAGACACAAAGCAACAGACTGCCCATACCTGTTCTTAGCCTTGCCCTTGTGCTGCTGCTCAACTTCACCTCTCCCACCAGTTCATGTACAGAGCAGGAGAAGAACTCCCTCCTCAATTTCCTCACCGGGCTTTCTAAGGATGGAGGCCTCAGCATGTCATGGAAGGATGGCGTGGATTGTTGCGAGTGGGAAGGGATCACCTGCAGAACAGATAGGACCGTGACTGATGTTTCACTGCCTTCTAGGAGCCTCGAGGGGTACATCTCTCCATCTCTTGGCAACCTGACTGGATTGCTGCGCCTCAACCTGTCCTACAACCTGCTATCCAGTGTCCTACCGCAGGAATTGCTGTCTTCCAGCAAACTCATCGTCATAGACATCAGCTTTAACCGCCTGAATGGAGGTCTCGACAAGTTGCCATCTTCAACCCCTGCCAGGCCACTGCAGGTACTCAACATCTCAAGTAATTTGTTAGCAGGACAGTTTCCATCCTCCACATGGGTAGTGATGACAAATCTGGCCGCACTCAATGTCAGTAACAACAGCTTTACTGGGAAAATACCAACTAATTTCTGCACCAACTCACCATCCTTAGCTGTGCTTGAACTCAGTTACAACCAATTCAGTGGGAGCATTCCCCCTGAACTTGGAAGTTGCTCCAGGCTGAGAGTCCTCAAGGCTGGCCATAACAACCTTAGTGGGACTCTCCCTGATGAAATCTTCAATGCTACCTCGTTAGAGTGCCTCTCTTTTCCAAACAATAATTTACAAGGAACACTTGAAGGGGCAAATGTTGTCAAACTCGGTAAGCTGGCTACCCTTGACCTTGGAGAGAACAACTTCAGTGGTAACATTCCAGAGTCTATCGGTCAGCTCAACAGATTGGAGGAACTCCATTTGAACAACAACAAAATGTTTGGGAGCATACCATCAACCCTGAGCAACTGCACAAGTCTGAAAACCATCGACCTCAATAGCAACAATTTCAGTGGAGAGCTCATGAATGTCAATTTCTCCAATCTACCCAGTCTACAAACTTTAGATCTTCGGCAGAACATCTTCAGTGGTAAAATTCCAGAAACAATATACTCATGCAGCAACCTAACTGCCCTGCGGCTATCTttgaataaattccaaggccAGTTATCAAAGGGACTAGGCAATCTGAAGTCCCTTTCCTTCCTGTCACTCGGTTACAACAATCTCACAAACATAACAAATGCACTACAGATATTAAGGAGCTCCAGCAAACTCACCACCCTTCTTATTAGCAACAACTTCATGAATGAAAGTATACCAGACGATGATAGAATTGATGGTTTTGAGAATCTTCAGGTTCTTGACCTAAGTGGATGCTCCTTTTCTGGAAAAATACCTCAATGGTTATCAAAACTCTCGAGGTTGGAGATGCTGGTTTTAGACAACAATCAACTAACTGGACCAATACCTGACTGGATCAGCAGCCTAAACTTCCTCTTCTATCTAGATGTATCAAATAACAATCTGACGGGAGAAATTCCGATGGCCTTATTACAGATGCCAATGCTAAGGTCAGACAGGGCTGCAGCACAATTGGACACTAGAGCATTTGAACTACCCGTATATATAGATGCAACACTACTTCAATACCGCAAGGCCAGTGCTTTTCCCAAAGTGCTGAATCTAGGTAACAATGAATTCACCGGTTTGATCCCTCAAGAGATTGGTCAGTTGAAAGCGCTCCTTTTGCTTAATTTGAGCTTTAACAAATTATATGGAGATATCCCCCAGTCGATCTGCAACCTCAGAGACCTGCTAATGCTGGATTTATCAAGCAATAATCTAACTGGTACAATCCCAGCCGCACTGAACAATTTAACCTTTCTTATCGAATTCAGCGTCTCGTATAATGACCTAGAAGGGCCTATCCCAACTGGCGGACAGTTTAGTACATTCACAAATTCTAGCTTTTATGGCAATCCAAAGCTGTGTGGTCCTATGCTTACACACCATTGCAGTTCATTTGATAGACATTTGGTCTCAAAGAAACAACAAAACAAGAAGGTCATACTTGTAATTGTTTTTTGTGTCCTTTTTGGAGCCATTGTCATTCTTTTGTTGTTGGGGTATCTCCTTCTGTCAATCAGGGGTATGAGTTTCACGACCAAAAGTAGGTGCAACAATGATTACATAGAAGCATTATCACCGAACACCAATTCAGATCATTTGTTGGTAATGTTGCAGCAAGGCAAGGAAGCAGAAAACAAGCTCACATTCACTGGCATTGTGGAAGCTACAAACAATTTTAACCAGGAGCACATCATTGGATGTGGAGGTTATGGATTAGTCTACAAGGCACAGTTACCTGATGGCTCTATGATTGCCATCAAGAAACTTAATGGTGAAATGTGTCTGATGGAAAGGGAGTTCAGTGCAGAGGTTGAAACGCTCTCCATGGCACGACATGACAATCTTGTGCCACTCTGGGGTTACTGTATCCAGGGAAACTCGAGGCTCCTCATATATTCTTACATGGAGAATGGCAGCCTGGATGATTGGCTTCATAACAAGGATGATGATACCAGCACAATTCTAGATTGGCCAAGACGGCTCAAAATAGCAAAAGGGGCAAGCCATGGCCTTTCTTACATCCACAATATCTGCAAGCCTCGTATTGTCCACCGTGACATCAAATCTAGCAACATCCTTCTCGACAAAGAATTCAAAGCTTATATTGCAGATTTTGGATTATCACGGTTGATCCTTCCCAACAAAACTCATGTCACAACTGAGCTAGTTGGCACTCTTGGTTACATCCCACCTGAGTACGCCCAGGCATGGGTTGCTACATTGAAAGGTGATGTATACAGTTTCGGAGTGGTCCTGCTTGAGCTTCTCACTGGGAGGAGGCCAGTTCCGATACTGTCTACCTCAAAGGAACTTGTCCCATGGGTACAGGAGATGGTATCAAATGGAAAGCAGATTGAGGTGCTGGATTTAACATTTCAAGGCACAGGGTGTGAAGAGCAAATGCTAAAGGTCCTTGAAATTGCTTGCAAGTGTGTCAAAGGTGATCCTTTGCGGAGGCCTACTATGATAGAAGTAGTAGCCAGTCTGCACAGTATAGACCCTGACGGCCTGACCTAA